In a single window of the Cucurbita pepo subsp. pepo cultivar mu-cu-16 chromosome LG18, ASM280686v2, whole genome shotgun sequence genome:
- the LOC111780332 gene encoding LOW QUALITY PROTEIN: heavy metal-associated isoprenylated plant protein 34-like (The sequence of the model RefSeq protein was modified relative to this genomic sequence to represent the inferred CDS: substituted 1 base at 1 genomic stop codon), protein MSKQDFMNIQACALRVNIHCDGCKQKVKKILQKIEGKGHLLITSRKXKVTVTGNIDPGKLIKKLEKSGKHAELWGAQISSNNMNNFNNLFQNVKGGSKDNNMDNHKLLMEKAFLQQQQQMKGSNNGMNKGGGNNNNMHSVVVPGKDKKSVKFNLPEEDSEFSDEFDDEFDDEFDDEFDDEHDEFSHEHGHELPNNMMPMMGSKGGGSFGSNGMIDINSMNGGKKGGVGGGAVKKGEAIDFPVMMKGKGGGKKDGGHGDGGGGGGGGGTKSKSKGGGFLGLGKKGLFGFGGKNDSKKNKGSSKAADGGKHNGNGGKKGGKADGLHEFDKLDINFHDIDITKPSKGGKGGSGGNGKDMAQTHMGHATNGNKSQMGQPMGAAGANRAPPMGNYAMNQMGNIPAVRGLPAHPAHPAHPAQPMMSGGGGGYYQGMGQGNPYAQQQQQQYMAMMMNQPRGVGNDMFQPMMYSRPNPAMNYGPPPPMLPPVATDQYTHFFSDENTDSCSVM, encoded by the exons ATGAGCAAACAGGATTTCATGAACATTCAG GCTTGTGCTCTTCGCGTTAACATTCACTGCGATGGATGCAAGCAAAAGGTCAAGAAAATCCTCCAGAAAATCGAGGGTAAGGGGCATCTCTTGATTACCTCACGG AAGTAGAAAGTGACAGTGACGGGAAATATAGATCCAGGGAAGCTGATAAAGAAGCTTGAGAAATCTGGGAAACATGCTGAGTTATGGGGAGCTCAGATTAGTTCAAATAACATGAACAATTTCAATAATCTGTTTCAGAATGTTAAAGGAGGAAGCAAAGACAACAATATGGATAATCATAAGTTGCTGATGGAGAAGGCTTTTCTTCAACAACAGCAACAAATGAAGGGCTCTAACAATGGTATGAACAAAGGAGgaggtaataataataatatgcatAGTGTTGTGGTTCCTGGTAAAGATAAGAAATCTGTTAAGTTCAATTTGCCTGAGGAAGATTCTGAGTTTAGTGATGAGtttgatgatgaatttgatgatgaatttgatgatgaatttgatgatGAACATGATGAGTTTAGTCATGAACATGGACATGAGTTACCTAATAATATGATGCCTATGATGGGTAGCAAAGGAGGAGGGTCTTTTGGGTCTAATGGGATGATTGATATCAATTCCATGAATGGTGGTAAGAAAGGTGGGGTTGGTGGAGGTGCTGTCAAGAAGGGTGAAGCTATTGACTTCCCTGTCATGATGAAGGGCAAGGGGGGAGGGAAGAAGGACGGTGGCCATGGCGATGggggcggtggcggtggcggcgggGGGACGAAGAGTAAGAGCAAAGGAGGGGGGTTTCTAGGACTAGGCAAGAAGGGGCTGTTTGGATTTGGAGGTAAGAATGATAGcaagaagaacaaaggaaGCAGCAAAGCAGCTGATGGAGGTAAACATAATGGCAATGGAGGCAAGAAAGGAGGCAAAGCTGATGGCCTCCATGAGTTTGACAAGCTAGATATTAACTTCCATGACATTGATATCACCAAACCCAGCAAAGGAGGCAAAGGGGGTAGCGGTGGGAATGGTAAGGACATGGCTCAAACCCATATGGGTCATGCCACCAATGGAAACAAAAGCCAGATGGGTCAGCCAATGGGTGCTGCTGGTGCCAATAGGGCTCCACCAATGGGAAACTATGCAATGAATCAGATGGGTAACATTCCAGCCGTTCGAGGTCTACCCGCTCATCCCGCTCATCCCGCTCATCCCGCTCAACCAATGATGAGCGGAGGGGGAGGCGGGTATTACCAAGGAATGGGCCAAGGGAATCCATACgcccaacaacaacaacaacaatacaTGGCTATGATGATGAACCAACCAAGGGGAGTGGGGAACGATATGTTCCAACCCATGATGTATTCACGACCGAACCCGGCCATGAACTACGGTCCACCGCCCCCGATGCTTCCTCCGGTTGCAACCGATCAGTACACGCACTTCTTCAGCGACGAGAATACAGATAGTTGCAGTGTTATGTAA